The Solirubrobacter pauli genomic sequence GACGGTCTCCACCGATCAGCCCGGGATCCAGTTCTACTCGAGCAACGGCAACGCGGTGGCGCTCGAGACCCAGCACTTCCCAGACTCGCCCAACCGCCCGGAGTTCCCCTCGACGGTCCTACGCCCCGGGGAGACCTACAAGACCACCACGGTTCTGAGCTTCGGGACCGATAACGTCACCCGTGCCTACGACAACGTCTCCGGCACCGTCCCGGCGACGCTCGCGCTCACGCTCGGGACTCCCGCGGCCTTCGCCCCGTTCACGCCCGGCGTGACGAACACCTACGAGGCCTCGATGACCGCCAGCGTGATCAGCACCGCCGGCGACGCGACGCTGAGCATCGCCGACGCGAGCTCAGTCGCCAACGGTCACCTGGTCAACGGGGCCTTCTCGCTGCCCGAGCCGCTCCAGGCCCGGGCTCGCAACGCCGCCAACACCGCCACGACGTACGCCAACGTCGGCTCCTCCGCCTCGCCACTGACCCTGCTGACGTGGAACGCCCCGGTATCCAACGATCTGGTCACGCTCGGCTTCAGCCAGCTGATCAAGGCGACCGACGCACTGCGCACCGGTACCTACGACAAGACGCTGACCGTCACGCTGTCGACCACGACACCGTGATCGCCGGCGGCCGCGACGCGCTGGTCCGGCGCGTCGCGGTCGCACGGGGTCCGCGTCCAATCGTCGCTCAATGCCTCGGCGCCTGCTGCCGATGACGGAACCATCCGGCCCTTGGTGATTGCGAGCTTCCGTGTCTGAACAGGTTCATGTCCTCGTCGTACGCGTCGGGGGCCTCGAATGGGCGCTGCCGATGACGGCTGTCGAGCAGACCTTCAACTTGGGCGCGTACACGGTTCGCCGGGCCGGCGGCGGCGACATCGTGAACTTCCGCGGGCGGGTGATCGAGTTGCTCGACCTCGGCGAGCGCCTGCAGATCGAGCATGAGCCGCCGGTGGCGGCGGTGGTCGTGTGGGCGGCGGGCAGCCGGCGCGCGTTGGCCGTCGAAGGGCTGGTCGGCCAGTTGCTGCTCGACCGGATCGAGCTGCCCGCGCTGGCGAGCAGCGATCTCGTCAGCGGGGTCGTGCTGCACGAGGACCAAGTCGTCCCGATCCTCGAGCCCGGCGCGATCGTGGGCGCCTGGAGCGTCGGCGAGGCCGGCGGCCTCGGGTTCACGGAGATGCAGCAGAGCGCGCTGCGCGAGATCGCGAACATCGGCTCTGGGCACGCTGCCACTGCGCTCTCGCAGTTGCTCGGCCGTCAGGTCGACATGGGCTACTCGGAGGCGCTGCTGACCGGTCTCGCCGAGGCGATCGACCGCATCGGCGCACCGATGAGCCGCTCAGCGCTCGTCGACACGCCGATCCAGGAGGACGGCGGCACGGTCTTGCTCGTGTTCCCCGACGACACCGGTGAGCAACTCTGCGAGCTGCTGGGCACGACCCTCGCCGAGGAGCTGGGCCGGACCGCGCTGCAGGAGGTCGGGAACATCCTCGCCACCTCCTACCTGAACGCGATCCACGAGATGACGGGGATGCAACTCGAACCGGAGCCGCCCACGGTCAACGTCGACCTGCTCGGCCGGATGCTCTCAGAGAGCGCCGCGAGCGGCGGGAATCCGACCGATCCCACCATCCTCATGCGCTCCCAGTTCACGGTCCAGGCCTCGACGGCCAAGTTCTCGTTCCTGTTCGTGCCGCGGATCGGTTCCGTCGAGACGCTCCTCGACGGCCTCGGTGTCGGTACGCACGTCACCACCCCCTGAACGGGCAT encodes the following:
- a CDS encoding chemotaxis protein CheC; this encodes MSEQVHVLVVRVGGLEWALPMTAVEQTFNLGAYTVRRAGGGDIVNFRGRVIELLDLGERLQIEHEPPVAAVVVWAAGSRRALAVEGLVGQLLLDRIELPALASSDLVSGVVLHEDQVVPILEPGAIVGAWSVGEAGGLGFTEMQQSALREIANIGSGHAATALSQLLGRQVDMGYSEALLTGLAEAIDRIGAPMSRSALVDTPIQEDGGTVLLVFPDDTGEQLCELLGTTLAEELGRTALQEVGNILATSYLNAIHEMTGMQLEPEPPTVNVDLLGRMLSESAASGGNPTDPTILMRSQFTVQASTAKFSFLFVPRIGSVETLLDGLGVGTHVTTP